A genomic stretch from Methylorubrum extorquens includes:
- the glgP gene encoding glycogen phosphorylase (Evidence 2b : Function from indirect experimental evidences (e.g. phenotypes); Product type e : enzyme), translating into MLNEALSVLVRNGEADTSASSAKTAKAAATYVKPLHVAGGDAVVELREAIRSKLLYVLGKTPEAARERDWFAATALALRDRIVDACYGAQAATVPEKRVYYLSLEFLIGRLLSDAMNNLGLVETTKAALRDLGVDLAGVEGAEPDAALGNGGLGRLAACFMESMASLSIPATGYGIRYDHGLFRQSLEDGWQREAPETWLSEGNPWEFPRPEATYKVGFGGHVTMTSQGDHHIRRHWHPAETVNAVAHDVPIVGWRGKHVNVLRLWKAEADAPVELARFNAGDHVGAVAGRARAEAISRVLYPSDSSAEGQELRLRQEFFFTSASLQDLVRRHVAERGSLRSLPDHAAIQLNDTHPAVAVPELMRILMEDHDLPWEDAWQITSNTLHYTNHTLLPEALETWPVELMERLLPRHMQIIYLINWLHLEEQSKNRRGGTFDISAVSLIDESNGRRVRMGPLAFHGSRRVNGVSALHSELLKSTVFKDLHTIEPEKILNKTNGITFRRWLHNANPELTALAVEAAGEGVLDDPTQLEKLVPFADDPEFRQRYAAMRTIRKQRLAQVIAERTGITVDPSALFDVQIKRIHEYKRQLLNLIETVALYQAIKKAPHEDWTPRVKIFAGKAAPSYVQAKLIIKLAGDIAKVVNADPEIGDRLKVVFLPNYSVSLAEVIIPAADLSEQISTAGMEASGTGNMKLALNGALTVGTLDGANIEIKDHVGGENIFIFGLDAEGVLARVKETGYAAKAIAASPRLAAALDAIADGTFSPDDPARFASLVDELRHGDRYLTTVDFEDYWRVQREIDAAWKRPAQWWRTAILNTARMAWFSSDRSMREYAEEIWRVKVA; encoded by the coding sequence GTGCTGAACGAAGCTCTGTCCGTTCTCGTCAGGAACGGCGAAGCGGACACTTCCGCTTCATCGGCGAAGACGGCGAAGGCCGCCGCCACCTATGTTAAGCCCCTTCACGTTGCCGGTGGTGATGCGGTGGTAGAGTTGCGCGAGGCCATCCGCTCCAAGCTCCTTTACGTGCTCGGCAAGACGCCTGAGGCCGCCCGCGAGCGCGACTGGTTCGCCGCGACGGCGCTGGCCCTGCGCGATCGGATCGTCGACGCCTGCTACGGTGCGCAGGCCGCCACCGTGCCGGAAAAGCGGGTCTATTATCTCTCGCTCGAATTCCTGATCGGCCGGCTTCTGTCGGACGCCATGAACAATCTCGGCCTCGTCGAGACCACCAAGGCCGCTTTGCGTGACCTCGGCGTCGATCTCGCCGGCGTCGAGGGGGCCGAGCCCGACGCGGCGCTCGGCAATGGCGGCCTCGGGCGGCTCGCCGCCTGTTTCATGGAAAGCATGGCGAGCCTGTCGATCCCCGCGACCGGCTACGGCATCCGCTACGACCACGGCCTCTTCCGCCAATCGCTGGAGGACGGATGGCAGCGTGAGGCGCCGGAGACTTGGCTCTCGGAAGGCAATCCGTGGGAGTTCCCGCGGCCGGAGGCGACCTACAAGGTCGGCTTCGGCGGCCACGTCACCATGACGAGCCAGGGCGACCACCACATCCGCCGCCACTGGCACCCGGCCGAGACCGTGAACGCCGTGGCCCACGACGTGCCGATCGTCGGCTGGCGGGGCAAACACGTCAACGTCCTGCGCCTGTGGAAGGCGGAGGCCGACGCGCCGGTCGAACTCGCGCGCTTCAATGCCGGCGACCATGTCGGCGCCGTGGCCGGCCGGGCCCGGGCCGAGGCGATCTCGCGGGTGCTCTACCCGAGCGATTCCTCCGCCGAGGGCCAGGAACTGCGCCTGCGCCAGGAATTCTTCTTCACCTCCGCCTCGCTGCAGGATCTCGTGCGCCGGCACGTGGCGGAGCGCGGCTCCCTACGCTCCCTGCCCGACCACGCCGCGATCCAGCTCAACGACACCCACCCGGCCGTCGCCGTGCCGGAGCTGATGCGCATCCTGATGGAGGATCACGACCTCCCCTGGGAGGATGCGTGGCAGATCACCTCCAACACCCTGCACTACACCAACCACACCCTGCTGCCCGAGGCGCTGGAGACCTGGCCGGTGGAGCTGATGGAGCGGCTGCTGCCGCGCCACATGCAAATCATCTACCTGATCAACTGGCTGCACCTTGAGGAGCAGAGCAAGAACCGTCGGGGTGGGACGTTCGACATCTCCGCCGTCTCGCTGATCGACGAGTCGAATGGTCGGCGCGTCCGCATGGGACCGCTCGCCTTCCACGGCTCGCGCCGGGTCAACGGCGTCTCGGCGCTCCACAGCGAGCTTTTGAAATCGACCGTGTTCAAGGATCTCCACACGATCGAGCCGGAGAAGATCCTCAACAAGACCAACGGCATCACCTTCCGCCGCTGGCTGCACAACGCCAACCCCGAACTGACGGCGCTGGCCGTCGAGGCGGCGGGCGAGGGCGTGCTCGATGACCCGACCCAGCTCGAAAAGCTGGTGCCGTTCGCCGACGATCCAGAGTTCCGCCAGCGCTACGCGGCGATGCGGACAATCCGCAAGCAGCGCCTCGCCCAGGTCATCGCCGAGCGAACCGGCATCACCGTCGATCCGTCGGCGCTGTTCGACGTGCAGATCAAGCGCATCCACGAGTACAAGCGCCAGCTCCTCAACCTCATCGAGACGGTGGCGCTGTACCAAGCGATCAAGAAGGCCCCCCACGAGGACTGGACGCCGCGGGTCAAGATCTTCGCCGGCAAGGCGGCGCCGAGCTACGTCCAGGCCAAGCTCATCATCAAGCTGGCCGGCGACATCGCCAAGGTCGTCAACGCCGATCCCGAGATCGGTGACCGGCTGAAGGTGGTGTTCCTCCCGAACTACTCGGTGAGTCTGGCCGAGGTGATCATCCCGGCCGCCGACCTCTCCGAGCAGATCTCGACCGCCGGCATGGAAGCCTCGGGCACGGGCAACATGAAGCTCGCGCTCAACGGCGCGCTCACCGTCGGCACGCTCGACGGCGCCAATATCGAGATCAAGGATCATGTCGGCGGGGAGAACATCTTCATCTTCGGCCTCGACGCCGAAGGGGTGCTCGCCCGCGTGAAGGAGACGGGCTACGCCGCCAAGGCGATCGCGGCCTCGCCGCGGTTGGCCGCGGCGCTCGACGCTATCGCCGACGGCACGTTCTCGCCGGACGATCCGGCCCGCTTTGCGTCGCTCGTGGATGAGTTGCGCCACGGCGACCGCTACCTGACCACGGTCGATTTCGAGGATTACTGGCGCGTCCAGCGCGAGATCGACGCGGCCTGGAAGCGCCCCGCCCAGTGGTGGCGGACGGCGATCCTCAACACTGCCCGCATGGCGTGGTTCTCCTCCGACCGCTCGATGCGGGAATACGCCGAGGAGATCTGGCGGGTGAAGGTGGCCTGA
- a CDS encoding putative glycosyl hydrolase (Evidence 3 : Putative function from multiple computational evidences; Product type e : enzyme): MGGPVSGANGSEAAWWKSGTVYQIYPRSFQDTDGDGVGDLRGITARLDYLAWLGVDAVWISPFYRSPMADFGYDVADYCAVDPLFGTLEDFDALIVEAHRRKLRVILDFVPNHSSIAHPWFTESRASRASRKRDWYIWRDPAPDGGPPNNWLSNFGGPAWTRDPATGQYYYHAFLPEQPDLNWRNPEVRAAMHDALRFWLARGVDGFRVDVIWHLIKDEGFRDNPHNPDFQPHQAGINRFQQVYSCDRPEVLDVIAGMRAVLREYGERVLIGEIYLPIERLVAYYGPGLTGADLPFNFQLIQTPWRADAVAALVTEYEAALPEGGWPNWVLGNHDQPRIAARVGEAQARVAAMLLLTLRGTPTLYYGDEIGLAHVPVPPEQAQDPWGRNEPGHGRDPERTPMQWEEAPHAGFTTGTPWLPLSADAERRNVDEMRDDSRSILTLYRRLLSLRRDHPALSIGDWRGLPLSPDHAAEVFAFERVLDGEVLRILLNFGSSEWTIPLEDEGWTILLSTLPGRAGDRADGKARLAPNEGVILKPVSR; the protein is encoded by the coding sequence ATGGGCGGTCCGGTATCTGGGGCGAACGGCTCCGAAGCGGCGTGGTGGAAGAGCGGGACAGTTTATCAGATCTATCCCCGCTCGTTCCAGGACACGGACGGCGATGGCGTCGGCGACCTTCGGGGGATCACGGCACGGCTGGACTACCTCGCATGGCTCGGCGTCGATGCGGTGTGGATCTCGCCGTTCTACCGCTCGCCGATGGCCGATTTCGGCTACGACGTGGCCGATTATTGCGCGGTCGATCCGCTGTTCGGCACGCTGGAGGATTTCGACGCGCTGATCGTCGAGGCGCATCGGCGCAAGCTCCGCGTGATCCTCGATTTCGTTCCCAACCACAGCTCGATCGCGCATCCGTGGTTCACCGAGAGCCGGGCGAGCCGCGCGTCACGCAAGCGCGACTGGTACATCTGGCGCGATCCGGCCCCTGACGGCGGACCGCCCAACAACTGGCTCTCGAATTTCGGCGGCCCGGCCTGGACCCGTGATCCGGCCACCGGCCAGTACTACTACCACGCCTTCCTGCCCGAGCAGCCGGACCTGAACTGGCGCAACCCCGAAGTGCGGGCGGCGATGCACGACGCCCTGCGCTTCTGGCTGGCGCGCGGCGTGGACGGCTTCCGCGTCGATGTGATCTGGCACCTGATCAAGGACGAGGGATTTCGCGACAACCCGCACAACCCCGATTTTCAGCCGCATCAGGCCGGGATCAACCGCTTCCAGCAGGTCTATTCCTGCGACCGGCCGGAGGTGCTCGACGTTATCGCCGGGATGCGCGCGGTCCTGCGCGAGTACGGCGAGCGGGTGCTGATCGGCGAGATCTATCTGCCGATCGAGCGGCTGGTGGCCTATTACGGGCCCGGCCTGACTGGGGCCGACCTGCCGTTCAACTTCCAGCTCATCCAGACGCCGTGGCGCGCCGACGCGGTGGCGGCTCTGGTGACGGAATACGAAGCCGCCCTACCCGAGGGTGGCTGGCCGAACTGGGTGCTCGGCAACCACGATCAGCCCCGCATCGCCGCCCGCGTCGGCGAGGCGCAGGCTCGCGTCGCGGCGATGCTGCTGCTGACGCTGCGCGGCACGCCGACGCTCTATTACGGCGACGAGATCGGCCTCGCCCATGTTCCGGTGCCGCCCGAGCAGGCACAGGACCCGTGGGGGCGCAACGAGCCCGGCCATGGCCGCGACCCCGAGCGCACGCCGATGCAGTGGGAGGAGGCTCCGCATGCGGGCTTCACCACCGGTACGCCGTGGCTGCCGCTCAGCGCCGATGCGGAGCGGCGCAACGTCGATGAGATGCGCGACGATTCCCGCTCGATCCTGACCCTCTACCGCCGGCTCCTGTCCCTGCGCCGTGACCATCCGGCCCTGTCGATCGGCGATTGGCGCGGCCTCCCGCTATCGCCGGATCACGCGGCCGAAGTCTTCGCCTTCGAGCGGGTTCTGGATGGCGAGGTTTTACGTATCCTGCTCAATTTCGGTAGCTCGGAATGGACGATTCCCTTGGAGGATGAGGGCTGGACGATCCTGCTCTCCACCCTTCCGGGACGCGCGGGCGACAGGGCCGACGGCAAGGCCCGCCTCGCACCGAACGAAGGCGTCATCCTCAAACCGGTAAGTCGATAG